In Colletotrichum lupini chromosome 6, complete sequence, a single window of DNA contains:
- a CDS encoding alcohol dehydrogenase yields MGGTHVPHKRMAFCSNSPLKPEPVMKRVEITAPGVVSWVDHPKPEAGPKDVLLKIKACGICGSDSLYTDHGGIPPYQGCTPLGHEPAGEVAEIGAGIESPDVEVGDHVVVDTMVFQDGLLGSGGAQGALSIPWHIAALNEPMAVALHAVNRTSPKPGCKVVVFGAGPIGLGAVLGYRRKGASHIVVVDVVNARLEKALKVGADAVVNSAEAEDLAAKLVELQGDGATAQNRGTRPGTDIFLDAAGAPPVPAQVCKMAKRGATFGIVIAPHKVPVTC; encoded by the exons ATGGGCGGGACACATGTTCCTCACAAGAGGATGGCCTTCTGCTCCAACTCTCCTCTAAAA CCTGAGCCCGTCATGAAGCGTGTTGAAATCACGGCGCCCGGTGTTGTGTCGTGGGTCGACCACCCGAAGCCCGAAGCTGGCCCTAAGGACGTTCTCCTCAAAATCAAAGCCTGCGGTATCTGCGGCTCAGACAGCCTGTACACCGACCACGGCGGCATCCCGCCCTACCAGGGCTGTACGCCCCTCGGCCACGAACCAGCAGGAGAAGTTGCAGAAATCGGAGCGGGCATTGAGTCACCAGACGTCGAAGTCGGCGACCATGTCGTGGTAGACACAATGGTTTTTCAAGACGGCCTCTTGGGCTCGGGCGGTGCGCAGGGTGCGCT GAGCATACCCTGGCACATTGCGGCACTAAACGAGCCCATGGCGGTCGCCCTGCACGCGGTAAACAGGACGAGCCCGAAACCGGGCTGCAAGGTTGTGGTTTTTGGCGCGGGGCCCATCGGTCTGGGCGCGGTCTTGGGGTATCGCAGAAAGGGGGCGAGCCACATTGTAGTCGTGGACGTGGTCAACGCGAGGCTCGAAAAGGCTCTCAAAGTCGGCGCCGATGCTGTCGTCAACTCAGCTGAAGCTGAAGATCTGGCGGCAAAGTTGGTCGAGTTGCAAGGAGACGGAGCGACGGCACAGAACCGAGGCACTCGTCCTGGTACCGATATCTTTCTGGACGCGGCGGGCGCACCGCCGGTCCCTGCGCAGGTGTGCAAGATGGCGAAGCGAGGCGCCACATTTG ggatagtaatcgcacctcacaaagtgcccgtcacgtgctaa